TATATTTGATTTCAATAATTTCTTGAAATTTTACTAACATAACTGGATCATTTCAATGTACTCTTTCAATTGTATCCATAATGAGAATCAATCCAGGCTTATTAATATGTTTTATTTCCATATTGATACACAGTCATATCTACCATCTCAAACACCAAGTGCAATAAAGAGATTAAGAGGAAAAGAACTTGTAATATTGAGAGGTGATGGAATTGGACAACGTAAAAAGTTCGAGAGAGTATATGATTATGATGTTTACAATGATATTGGAGATCCTGATGCCAGTGATGATACTAAAAGACCAGTACTTGGTGGGAATGAATTCCCTTATCCTAGAAGATGCAGAACTGGTGGCCCACGAAGCGAGAAAGGTACTCCCGACGCTTCAATTTATATGgcacatttaaaaaaaaaaaaaaaaagaatgtaaCATAAATTAGGTCAAAAAGAGTATatactatatatttttatatagatTTAAACTTATAGTCTTATACTCTACAATAACACtgtaaataatttttatataattatGTTACTTTCTGATTGTTTGTCGTGTTGTCCAGATGCTAATTTTACTTATTATGGATAGTTATCCGTGATTATCTTTGAAGTGACATGATaatataaattttttattaaGTTTAATTTATAGAAGTTAAACTTTGATTGGATCTAAATTATATACATTAACCGTGTAACATAATATGTTACCACAACTTGCATGTTACCAAACTGCTTGTTATAGAAAAAAACGATAAAGATTTAAGTTATATAAATTgataatgtaaaaaaaaaaaaaaaaattatctaccAGTGTAGAGAAATATCCAATAGCAAGATAGTTATCATTTTTATTAGGCTATTACGTAATgcttatatataaatatatgtaattATCGTATAATTGACCAGTATGTACATACTTTTTACATGCATGGTCAATACATAACTCTATTTGTAAAGTTTTTCCTTAATCTAATAGTATAAAAATTCTATAGTTTCCGATGATTAAAAATTAAACTCGAATTTAATTTATACTACTCATTTTGTGGTTGCGATATTGCAGATCCATTATCTGAATCAAAGAGTAGCTTTGTCTATGTACCAAGAGATGAAGCATTCTCAGAAGTGAAGAGCTTAACATTCTCAGGCAACACACTTTCCTCAGTTCTGCACGCGGTGGTGCCGGCGTTGCAGTCCGTCGCCGTTGATCCGGACGTCGGATTTCCACATTTTCCGGCCATTGACTCACTGTTCAACGTCGGAGTCGAACTTCCACCCCTTAACGATAAAAGTACCTTGTTGAATATCATACCAAGGCTCATTAAGGCCATTTCAGATACACGAAAAGATATCTTGCTCTTTGAAACTCCTGAATTGCTTCAACGTAAGTCACCGGTGTTGCTCGGATTCGTCAAAAATTCATTAATCAAAATATTATATCGGAAACTTATGTTGCTCAGATCCTCCAAAATGACGTCACATCCGTcccattcttccaaaaatgcatAATATATCTGTtggaaatttttttttaaaaaaccacAAGTAATATTATTGCACCTTTGGTAAATTTCTTGTAAAAATCTAAGGTTATATATATTTTTCAACGTTATTGCAGGGGACAAgttttcttggtttaaagatgTGGAATTTGCTCGTCAAACCTTAGCTGGTTTGAACCCCTATAGTATACGCTTGGTTACGGTATGGTTGATTTCccttaattagttattttatttcattttatcaTATTACTTAATTATTGTTTTATAAATCAAAGCATACATTATGGTTAAAGATCAAATTATTGATAGAAACACAGGACTAAAAATAGTTCATGAAAATTCCAGGAATGGCCATTGAAGAGCAAGCTAGACCCTGAGATATATGGACCTCCTGAATCAGCAATCACAAAAGAGCTAATTGAGCTAGAAATTGCAGGATTCATGACTGTTGAAGAGGTATATATAAACAAatcctttgttttttttaaaaaaaaaatttataagAAAAATTACACTGTTTATGGTTTCTTTATGGACACACGATATTCCGCAGTCCGCAGGCCAACGGTTGGGGAAGTGCACAAATAGCCGCTCTTAGGGctgctatttaggaattagcTTGTGCTTATTTCCTAAAAATTTAAATTTCAGGACAATTCAGGACATTTGTGTCTCAAAAAATTTAACTGAAAAACTAAAATTCGAGTCACATTGGCTAATTCCTAAATAGTAGCCCTTTAGAGTAGCAACTTAATGTCATTTCTAGCCAACGGTTGTTCCCTTTATTTGCATAAATGGTTTCTTTTAGGCCATTATTTAAAttatgacccccccccccccacacacacacacacacgcttGATTATACATGATCTGTACATAGTCTTCCTTCTGCCTTAACTAAATCTTGAATAATACATTATAAATTGCAGGCAGTTAAACAAAAGAAGCTGTTTATTCTAGATTATCATGATTTGTTGTTACCATATGTGAACAAagtgaatgaactcaaaggaagaGTGTTATATGGATCAAGAACTCTATTTTTCTTGACACCAGATGGCACATTGAGACCTTTGGCCATTGAGCTAACAAGGCCACCTGTATATGATAAACCTCAGTGGAAAGAAGTATATTGCCCTACTTGGCATGCCACTGGTTCTTGGCTTTGGAAATTAGCTAAAGCTCATGTTCTTGCTCAGTACTCTGGCTATCACCAGCTTGTTAGTCACTGGTAAGTGATGACACATGCATTATATTCCCGGCCGCTTTCATTTAGTGTTCATAGTTGAGTAATAGCTCGCTATCTGACTGAAAACATCTGTGGAAATATTAATAGTTTGAAACTGGTTTTTGCAGGCTAAGAACTCATTGTGCTACAGAGCCATACATCATAGCAACAAATAGGCAACTTAGTGCAATGCACCCAATATACAGATTACTGCATCCTCATTTCAGATACACTATGGAAATAAATTCCTTAGCTAGAGATGCTCTTATTAATGCCAATGGCATTATTGAGAATTCATTTTTCCCCGGCAAATACTCCATGGAGTTGAGCTCTGTTGCTTATGATCTTGAATGGCGATTTGATCGACAGGCACTCCCGGAAGACCTCATTAGCAGGTAATTCACTATCAGTGTATTTTAACTTGTCGTAACAAGTTATTTCTGTCTAATTTTTTATGTTACTGATCTCACTTATCATGGAGAATTACATACGATTATATTTTAAGTGATCTGATAGTATAAAAATTATTTGTGCAAACTTTAACAGGGGAATGGCTGTGAAAGATCCAGATGCACCATATGGTTTGAAACTAACAATAGAAGACTACCCTTTTGCAAATGATGGTTTAGTACTATGGGACATCCTTAAACAATGGGTAACAGACTATGTCAACCACTACTATACAGAAACCGAACTCATAAAATCCGATACAGAACTCCAAGCTTGGTGGTCAGAGATCAAAAATGTTGGACATGGTGACAAGAAAGATGAGTCGTGGTGGCCAGAACTAAAAACCCCAGATGACTTAATTGGAATTATCACAACAATTGTTTGGGTAACTTCTGGACACCATGCAGCAGTAAACTTTGGACAATACAGTTATGCAGGTAAACCCCCCCCCCTATCTTTTAAGTTAAAAATcttaatttttgtaaatagttATCTTTTAGTTGACACTGATAGTGTAAAAGTTCTTATACACCATCGGTGTATAGAGGTTAAACTCGTTTTAAAACAAGTTTAAGTTCTATGCATCGGTGATGTGAAAGACATTATACAATCATCCATTTATAGGATAATTACAGGTAAATCTCAACGATAAATATTAAGTAGTAAACTGATAAAAATGATAACTATAATCATAAGTTAAAACTACACTGATAGTATAAAAATCTTTACATTGTCATTGTAATCACCCCCATCCACTTTCTCCAAATTTGATAAAATTGAAGTTTCATTTTGTACTTATTGAATTTATGTTGTCTTCACTTCATAGAATATTGACTTTGCTATTGCATGTGTAGGCTACTTCCCAAATAGGCCAACAACAGCTAGAGCAAAAATGCCAACTGAGGATCCAACTGATGAAGAATGGGAgaatttcttgaaaaaacctGAGGATGCACTATTAGAATGCTTCCCTTCACAAATCCAGGCAACAACAGTCATGGCAGTTTTGGATGTTTTATCAAATCATTCTCCAGATGAAGAATATGTTGGAGAGAACATGGAACCTTACTGGGCAGAGGATCCTGTGATTAACGCGGCGTTCGAAAAATTTTCTGGAAGATTAAAGGAACTTGAAGGGATTATTGATGGTAGAAATGTTGATTGCAATTTGATGAACAGAAATGGAGCTGGAGTTGTGCCATATGAACTGTTGAAACCATTTTCTGAACCTGGTGTTACTGGAAAAGGTGTACCCTATAGCATTTCCATTTGATTTTGCATATGCTCATTTATATGCTCACTTGGTAAGTTTACAGTAGTAAGCAAGAATCTTCCCCTTGAATATTCGTCTCTGACCGAGCAGAAGAAAGCATAAATTCTAAATCCGCTTCTGACACTGAGTAATGAGCCAATAGTTTGGGACAATGCAAAAATTTGGTACAAGCAGTTGAGTAAGAAATGAAGTAAATTCACTTTGTCCATAGTAACAATGACATGGAAATACAACCACTTTAAATAGAAAAGAGAAAATTTCCTTTAAACAGAAGAGACATTGGTTTCTGTTAGGACCATAAAAATCAGGTGTCATacggaagctagcaaagcaaaccttgagcgacgataaatcatacaacaatggagaaatataccaaaagagacacaaacatttaacgtggttcggtcaactgacctacgtccacaaCGGAGATGAGCAATTCACTATATAAAAAAGAGTAccaaatatcgagagaacaacctcacgaagaggcaaacacaagtgacacactaacacttgtcccgtaaagttctccccctaaactcTACTCTCAAGCCCacatggctacattgtggatgctactgaatgagaaggacggatcttcaatttatagaactccaaactttttcctacaagaaaaaggactagccaaatatagGAGAATTACAATTttcttctacaaaaaggaaaacccaattaaggtaattatattgctctttccttcaacaaataggaaaaccaaatatggtaagaaaattatggcaaacacttCTTATTTAAGTCATTAGTGGAAGCCAAGAATTGCGGAGGAAACATTTTACCATGTTAAATGGCTTCTGCTTTTGAATTTTAAGAAGCAAAATCTTGAATGACAGAAGGTACTTAACAGAAATATTTTCTTAAACAAATCATGGCCATCCACTTGTTCTCAACACGACAAAGATTACGAGCACTTAACTTTTACTATTACACATGATTAAAACATCAAAATAATCCTGATCATCAGAATTCATTACATGTTCATCCTGACATGTAAAAACGCGTTGCTCCCCCCTTTCCAGTAGTTATACATAATACAGATTAACAGTTACCAGCACAAAATTGAGGAAATTATGCAGAACATACAATTTAATGAGCATGCAACATGATGAGTAACATTACCTTAGTATTTAGTTATTAAAGATATACAGCGGAGGAAATTGCACAATGTCAATGAGGGTGATCTTAAATAGTAGTGCTGAATGTATAAGGGCACGGTGGAGTAGTTACTTCGACAGATCCTTCAAGCATTTGAGTGACTTTCCTCATAGTCGGCCTCATTGTTGAATCTTCTTGGATGCACCAAATACCAACCATCACGAACCTCTCGAGCTGCTTCTTGTCATTCAAGGCCTCAGTATCAGTCTCTACCAAAGCTTCCAATTTTCCGTCATGAAAGCAATCCAAAACCCAATCTGTAAGAATTGCCTCCGGTCCATAGCTTTCCTCATTCTCCAAGCTTTTCCGACAAGTGATGATCTCTAGTAGCAACACTCCAAAGCTGTAAACATCCACCTTAACCGTGACCTGACTATTCCTGAACCATTCTGGAGCAACATAACCTCTTGTTCCTCTTATATCGGTAAGAGTTCGGCTCTGGTTAATCATCAGAAGTTTAGACAATCCAAAATCTGATATTCCGGCAATATAGTAATCATCTAGAAGAATGTTTTGAGGCTTTATGTCACAATGAATATCTGTGTACTGCACTCTTCGTGGAGGTAAGCGAGTCCCCTTGCAATCCCCATTGCAACTTTCGTCCTCTGGCTCCAAGTAGGTTTTTGATCACCAAAAAGATAACTTGCAAGAGTGCCGTTACTCATATACTCATAGACCAACAAGCGATGAGGTCCCTCGTTACAATATCCAAGAAGACGGACCAAATTTTTGTGATGAGTCTGACTAATCACATTTACTTCAGTCATGAATTCCTTCTCTGTTTCGTGAGCAACTCTATCCAGCTTCTTTACAGCAACAACATTTCTTGAACCGATAGGCATCACTCCTTTGTAAACAATCCCAAAGGCGCCCCTTCCTAGCTCTTCCTTGAAGTCTGTTGTGGCTTCGACAAGTTCTTTATATGTAAAACTATGACAAATAGAGTCTGCTACATGACTTGTGGGGCGAAATGTTTTCGGTTTCTTTTTATAAATGTGGAAGAATCCCCAACAAAGTACACCAACAAAGAGAACATTCACCAACACAGAGCTACCTAAGAGCGTGGACGACACAACtgcccaatttcgccaattcttGCTTTGAGGAGATCCTGGATTTGGAAGCCCAGGACTTAGAGGAGGAAcaccatttttccttctcttgataAAAGCTTTCGCATTCAGACTGgtgtgttgcggaagccaaatgtatatagtgtgaataagtcacaactactataccaaaattatgacagccaccaaataataaataagacaataaagcaacaataaagggaacaccagaatttacgaggttcggctaattttgcctactcctcggacacaaccaatattttatttcactccaaaatacaagtgaaataatactaaagagagaagatacaaatgccttaaacagatga
The Nicotiana sylvestris chromosome 11, ASM39365v2, whole genome shotgun sequence DNA segment above includes these coding regions:
- the LOC104226762 gene encoding linoleate 13S-lipoxygenase 2-1, chloroplastic-like, encoding MLKPQLHQTSQSTKTLIPWSSTRSFISGEILASFPINILNKNLRQNQKKNFRVHYNAANSTKAVLSSTEKSTSVKAVITVQKTVGGTNLSLTRGLDDIGDLLGKTLLLWIVAAELDPKTGIKKPSIKTFAHRGRDVEGYTQYEADFVIPEDFGEVGAVLVQNEHHKEMYVKNIVIDGFPHGIVNITCDSWVHSKFDDPEERIFFTNKSYLPSQTPSAIKRLRGKELVILRGDGIGQRKKFERVYDYDVYNDIGDPDASDDTKRPVLGGNEFPYPRRCRTGGPRSEKDPLSESKSSFVYVPRDEAFSEVKSLTFSGNTLSSVLHAVVPALQSVAVDPDVGFPHFPAIDSLFNVGVELPPLNDKSTLLNIIPRLIKAISDTRKDILLFETPELLQRDKFSWFKDVEFARQTLAGLNPYSIRLVTEWPLKSKLDPEIYGPPESAITKELIELEIAGFMTVEEAVKQKKLFILDYHDLLLPYVNKVNELKGRVLYGSRTLFFLTPDGTLRPLAIELTRPPVYDKPQWKEVYCPTWHATGSWLWKLAKAHVLAQYSGYHQLVSHWLRTHCATEPYIIATNRQLSAMHPIYRLLHPHFRYTMEINSLARDALINANGIIENSFFPGKYSMELSSVAYDLEWRFDRQALPEDLISRGMAVKDPDAPYGLKLTIEDYPFANDGLVLWDILKQWVTDYVNHYYTETELIKSDTELQAWWSEIKNVGHGDKKDESWWPELKTPDDLIGIITTIVWVTSGHHAAVNFGQYSYAGYFPNRPTTARAKMPTEDPTDEEWENFLKKPEDALLECFPSQIQATTVMAVLDVLSNHSPDEEYVGENMEPYWAEDPVINAAFEKFSGRLKELEGIIDGRNVDCNLMNRNGAGVVPYELLKPFSEPGVTGKGVPYSISI